The genomic stretch ATACTTAACACCTTTTCCATTAATGTACTCGCAAAAAATCATGGCCGATTTTTTCACAAAACCCTCCCAATGCGAATATAGCAACGCAATACCTACCTTCATAAGCATAGTTTTTGTATGATGCTTAGATGACAATGCTAAGTTTCTAAAATTTGTTATTTCCTTCCTTCTCCAAATAAAATCCATTGCAATTGCATTTTCTAACTCATCTAGTGATCTAATTTTCATGGCATCAACATTTCTCGCCCCATAGGTAAAATATGAGGCAATCTAAATGAAGCCCTAGCCCCAGAACCACTTTTCCTTGTAAAGGTCTGATTAGAAAGCAAATTCATAGAGACGGCTTTTATTTTATCCAAATACTCTTCATTACCCTCTTCATATAAATTAATGTTATATCCAATTCCCAGAGCAATAACTTCAAAAATTGACAACGAAAATGCACCAGTGTACTTATCACCCTGATACTTCCTGAACGCATTTTCACCCAAAGAAGCATTTAAAATTCTAAATGCTTTTTTAAATGCTTCACTTTCTTTTTCCATATCGTAAGATTGATCTAAAGCAATTTCCTTCATACGTTTCGTTAGGAAGTCACCCATATCCTCCAAACCTTTTATTCTATCAATACCTACATCTTTTAAAGCCAAAAATCTCAAAACCAGCTCAACGTAATACTGCTCATCATTTTGCTTGTCAGTTAATGGCAGAACAGATTGAAAATCTTCATTTTTAGATAAGTCAACCATCCATTTATACAATGGCTTATTAAGCATAATCAACAGGCAGTTTCGAACTTCTTGGTCTGAAAGAGAACTCCCGAAGGTATTCAGCCTTTGAAATAATTCATACTTAGTATTTTCATCACTCTCTTTTTTAATTATTTTCAAATCAATTTTTTCCCTCTTAAATGCTCGTTGCACTTCTTTTGAAATATGATCAACGCCAAAATCATCATTCCAATACTTTCCATCAAGACCCGGCAAATATTCAGTGCCAGTAAGCTGCAATGGTGGCTCTAGATTACCCTCCTCATTTTTATAAATCCCCAAAAATGAAAATATAGTTGAAAGCCTTTGCAATCC from Thiothrix litoralis encodes the following:
- a CDS encoding DUF262 domain-containing protein; the protein is MSTLDQQIEQKRKEIHTDAYPMSIGEVINLYTDGDLDIHPEFQRVYRWSQKQKSRLIESILLGIPLPSFFVSQKEDGIWDVVDGLQRLSTIFSFLGIYKNEEGNLEPPLQLTGTEYLPGLDGKYWNDDFGVDHISKEVQRAFKREKIDLKIIKKESDENTKYELFQRLNTFGSSLSDQEVRNCLLIMLNKPLYKWMVDLSKNEDFQSVLPLTDKQNDEQYYVELVLRFLALKDVGIDRIKGLEDMGDFLTKRMKEIALDQSYDMEKESEAFKKAFRILNASLGENAFRKYQGDKYTGAFSLSIFEVIALGIGYNINLYEEGNEEYLDKIKAVSMNLLSNQTFTRKSGSGARASFRLPHILPMGREMLMP